A segment of the Streptomyces sp. ITFR-21 genome:
ACCAGCACGGACCGCACACCGGCCGGGCCCTGCCCCTGCTGCGCCCCCGCTCCCGCTCCCGCACCGGTGCTCGCGGTCTGGCCGGCGGTTGGGGCGGCGGTTGGGGCGGCGGCGGAGATGCGGAACCCCAGGTCGGCCCGGTTGCCCCAGAGCGACCCGTGCAGCACCGCCCGGTCCCGGGCGCCCGTCGGCAGACCGGTCAGCCCGTCCAGCGCGGCCAGCTCCTCCGCCACGGCCGAACCCCTCAGCTCGGCCCGCTTCGCGGGCCCGAAGGGATCGATACCCTGCCAGGGACCGGCACCGAAATACCCGACCGCGTCCAGCAGCCGCCAGTAGAAACAGCCCTCCGCCCACAGGAACGGCACCTCGAACCACGACCGGCCCGCGTACCCTTCGTCCCAGCCCTCCGGCACCGCCCCGATCGGCCCGCCTCCCGCGCTCTCCTCCAGCAGCACCTCAAGAGCCCGCCGCTGCCCCGGCCCGTACGGAAACGCGTCCCGAACCTGCCGGATGAGCGCAGGGTGCCGCTCGGTCAGCACGCCGCGGGCGAAGGAACCCGGTGTGGCGGTGACGACCGTTGCCGGTGCCATCAGCTCGGACCCTTCCCTCGCGCCGACGCCTCTACGGCAGCCGTCACCCTCGCGATCTGCCGCCCACCAACCGGGGCACCCGCGAGGGGACCCGTGGGCAGTTCCGGGAGCGCATCCGGAAAGAAGACACCAGCGGCGCCGGTCCCGCCCGCCGACCGGCCCAGCGCACCCCCCGCCCGCCCGGCCGTCCTGCCGTGCCGCCGGGCGGCTTCCAGCCCGGCACCTTCCCGCCTGGCAGCGACACGCCGGACGCCATCGCCTCGCGACCCTGGTGCTTCCCCGAGATGGTGACTACCGCTCGCTGAGCTCACCCGGCCAGCCTACGCGGCCGCCTCCCGGCCTCCCCGACCGTCGCAGCCGTCGCAACCGCCGCGTCGGCCAGGCGGTAGGCCCCTCCCACCCCGCCGTCGCCGGGCCGTCCGGTCAGGTCACCGGCCGCGGCCCGGTCACCGGTGCCAGACGCCCGATCACCGGTGCCCGATACCCGTTGCTCCACGAGCGCCGCCTTACGCCCGCGACGGACGTGGCCCCTCGCACTTCCGGCCAGGCGCTCCGCGCAGCAAGCCGCCCCTTCCCCCGGGGCCCGCCCGCTCCGGGGCCACCGCTCCTCGGTGAGTCCCGCGCATTTCACGGCCGGGGTCGCGCGATGGTAGTCCGGGAAGGCGCGCGGAACTGCGTGCTCGAGTGACGAAGGCGGGCGGACCGATGCGGTGGTCGGGTTGGGCGGTCGGCCCAGGCAGTATGGGCGGCACAGGCGGCACAGGCGGCCCGGACCGGCCGGGCTGGCCGGGCTGGCCGGGCTGGCCGGGAGGGGTGGGCCGCTCCGGAGAGGTGGGCCGGCCGTGCCAATCGGGGCCCACCGGTCACACTTCCCGGCCGGGCCGGGCCGATCCGCGCCCGGCAAACCCGCGCCCGGCCCAGGCGCCTGACCTCCCCCCTGCCGGCACGGCCTCCGCCCCGGATTCTCGGCTCCGGAGCGGCAGGTGACCCGTACCGAACATGTCTGGTACGCCTCCTACGGCTCCAACATGCACACCTCCCGACTGCGCTGCTATCTCGCCGGCGGCCGTCCACCAGGCGCTTCCCGCACTTACCCGGGCTGCCGCGACCCCCGGATGCCGCTGCGGTCGGTGGCCGTCGACCTGCCCGGCAGCGTCTACTTCGCCACCGAGTCCCCGGTCTGGACCGGCGGCCGCGCTTTCTACGACCCGGACGCGCCCGGCCGCGTCCTGGCCCGGGCCCACCTGGTGACCACCGCCCAGTTCGCCGACATCGCCGCCCAGGAGATGTACGCCCCGCCCGGCCACGACCTCGACCTCACCCAGGTCCTCACCGAGGGGCGCGCCCGCCTCGGCCCCGGCCGTTACGAGACGCTGGTCCGCCCCGGCGAGCTGGACGGCTTCCCCGTCCTCACCTTCACGGCGCCCTGGCTGATGGGCGACGTCAAGTGGACCCAGCCGTCCGCCGGCTACCTCCGTCACCTCGCCGCCGGCCTGCTCGAAGCGGGCGCCTGGGATCTGGCGTCCGTCGCCGCCTACCTCGCCGACCTCCCGGGCGCCGCCGGCCACTGGACGGCTGCGGAGGTACGGCTGCTCGTCGCGGACTGACCCGCGCGCCGGTTCCGCGCCGCGGCTACCGGGTCCCGACCGGCGGCCACGGCTCCACCGCACGGACCGCCGCCACGGGCAGCGGCCCGTAGATGTGCGGGTACTCGGGCGCCCCGGGGGCGGCCGGCTCATAGCGGACCGGGACGCCGAGCAGCGTGTCGTCGATCACCAGCACAACCAGCTCGACCCCGGCCGCCGGGTCGCGCCTCCCGTCGCGGTCGCCGTAGAGGAAGGCGGCCACGGCCGGGAGCTGGTGCCGTAGCGAGCAGTGGATGAAGCCCTCCTGCTGGAGGGTGCGCCCCCGGGTGGACCAGGTGTACGTACCGGCCGCGCGGGCCGCCTCCCACAGGGGCCGTTCGGTGAGGTGGAGCAGTTCCGCCATGGCCCCACGCTACGGGCTACGGTCGCGGCGCGGGACCGGGCGGCCGGGTGGGCGGCCGGGTGGGCGGCCAGGTGGGTGGTGCGCCCCGTGGCGCGGGTGGGCGTCAGGACCGGGGTTCGCGCCACATGGGCCACATGTGCGGGCCGTCGGGGAGGTCGACGGTCCGGCCCAGGAAGACGAACCCGAGCCGTTCGTAGAGGGCGCGGCTGCGGAGGCTGCTCGCTTCGAGGTAGGCGTGCAGTCCGTCACGGTCACAACGGGCCAGCACCCCGGCTATCAGCTCGGTACCCAGACCCTTCCCGTGCAGGTCGGGGTCGACACCTATCACCACCAGGTACTCGTGCGCGCGGTCCTTGGGATGTGCTTCGCCGGTGAGCCGGGCGATCTGCTCGATGCGTTCGTTGTCCGGGTCGATCGAGGCACGGAAACCCGCCGGGTCGTCGTCATCTCCATGCTCCCCCGCGGGTACCGACTGCCACACCGCGACCGCCGAACCGTCCTCGGCCAGGTCCACATACCCTCCCTCCGCGATCGCCATGTCGAAGAAGGCCCCCATCAAGGTGCCGTGGTCCCGCTCCAGCTGGTCCGGGTCGGGGAAGACCCAGCGGCTCACCGCGTCCGAGGCGAAAGCCCTGTGCAGCAGTTCGACTGCCGTGTCCCGGTCGCCCGCCCCGGCCCTCCGAATCGGCACGCCCATGTGTCCGCCCCGCCCTTCATGTCAGTTCACCCTGCACGTACGGCGGTTGCAGCCTAGACGGTGTGCTCCCGCGGCCCATGTCGGGGATGCCCGCCGCGTCCCCGACATCAGCGGCGGCCGTTCAGCCGCGCCCTCGTATGCCGGCCGTGCGCGCCTCGATCGCGTGCAGCACCGAGACCATGTCGCCGTCGGCGTACCCCAGGCCGACCGTCTCCGCGAACAGGGCGTGGCACACATCCAACAGCGGCGACGCCACGTCCGACTTCCTGGCGGCGTCGGCGATCAACTCGTTGTTCTTCAGTACGTCCGACGCGGCCGCCTGAACGGCGAAGTCCCGGCTCATCAGCTTGGGCGACTTCATCCGCGACACTCCGCTCGCCATCGGTCCCGCGTCCAGCACCTCCAGGAACTGCCGCTTGTCCAGCCCGTGCTGGTCCGCGAAGTGGAACGCCTCGGTGAGTCCGGTCACCAGGGTGATCAGGAAGATGTTCACCGACAGCTTCATCAGCAGCGCGTCGGGAGCGGCACCGCAGACAAACGTCTCCCGGCACATGGGCCCGAGCAACGGCCGCACCCTCTCCACCGCCTCCTCCTCTCCCGCGAGCATCGCCACCAGTCGGCCCTCCTCCGCCGGGACCCTGGATCCCGAGACCGGCGCCTCCACGTAACTCCCGCCCGCCGCACGGACATCGGCCTCCAGCGCGTGCGAATAGTCCGGCGACGTGGTCCCCATGTGCACAACCGTCCGTCCGGCGACGTACCCGGCGAAGTCCGGACTCCCCCGCCGCAGGGTGGCGTCGACCGCGCCCCCGTCGGCGAGCATCAGGAACACGACCTGGGACCGCTGGAACACCTCCAAGGGGGTTGCCGCGACCACCGCCCCGGCCGCCCCCAGCCGGTCGCCACGGGCCGGCGTCCGGTTCCAGACGGTGAGCGGGGTGCCGGCCCGCGCCAGGTTCAGCGCCATGGGGCGACCCATGACACCAAGGCCGAGAAAGCCCACCCGCACCGTCTCTGTCTCCGTCATCCTGCACCGCCGCCTTCGTCTGATCGTGGATCGAACATGGACTTGCCACCTATGACGGTCGTCATGATACTGATTTCTATGACAGTCGTCATAGAAGATGCGGTCAGCTCTCCGGCCGTACGGCCCCACTCCGGCCAGCCGGCCTCCACCTTGTGGTCGGTCGCCCCGGCCCACCCCGGCGACCGCCCGGCCCTGGCCGACCTCTTCACCGCCTGCTCGCCGGAGACCATCCGTCTCCGCTTCTTCGGACGCCTGCGCGCGTGGCCCCGCGACTACCTGGACGGCGCCCTCGCCGGCCCGCCCGAGCAGCACGACAGCGTGGTGGCCTACCGAAGCGGCCGTACCCACCTGCTCGGGATGGCCAGCCTCGCCACCCCCTGCGACGCCGGGCCCGACGTCGGCGAACTGGGGGTCCTCGTCGCCGATCCCTGGCAGCGCCAGGGCGTCGGCACCGCCATGCTCGAACTGCTCCTCACCCGGGCCCGCGCCCGCGGGCTCGAACGAGTGGCGGCCTCAGTCATGCCCGGCAGACCCCGCCTCCTTGCGGCCCTCGCCCAGCGCCTCGAAGCGGACGGCGCCCTGCGCGCGCGGGACGGCCTGACGGGCATCTATAAGCTGACCCGGCGGCCGTAGCCGGCCGCGTTCCTTCGGTGAGGCCCCGTTTCTCCGGAGAGGTCCCGCGCCCTTCGGAGTGTCAGCGAGTCGGAGAGGTGGTCGGTCGGCGATGGCGATTCCGGAAGAGCGGCCCGCAACAGTGAATCCGCGGCCCGAGGAGCGCGCGCCCCAGGAAGGCAGCGCCACGGGCAGGACCCACAGCCCCCGCGAGCGGATGGTCTTCAGCGCCGCCCAACTCATCCGCCGCGACGGCGTGAGCGCCACCGGTATGCGCGAGGTCGCCGCCCACGCCCGGGCACCTCGCGGCTCGCTCCAGCACTATTTCCCCGGCGGCAAGGAACAGCTCGTCAACGAGGCCGTCGCCTGGGCCGGCCGCTACGCCGGCAACCGCGTCGCCCGCTTCCTCGCCGCCATGTCCGAGCCACCGACGCCGAGCAGACTTTTCGCGGCGATGGTTCAGCAGTGGACGGACGAATTCCAGACCGCCGGCTTCGCCTCGGGCTGCCCGGTCGCCGCCGCGACGGTGGACTGCGCGGAGTCCACCGGGTCCACCCGGGCAGCGGCCGCCGACGCCTTCGCCACCTGGAACGCCCCCGTCGCCCGAGCCCTCACCTCCATGGGCGTGCCGGCCGCCCAAGCCCCTTCTCTGGCCACCCTCATGATCAGCACGCTTGAGGGCGCCATCCTCATTTCCCGCGCCGAACACGACATCCGCGCGCTCACGACGGTCGCCCAGCAGCTGGGACCACTGCTGGACGGATGTGTCGCAACCACCCCGTGAACCCGTGTCCCACTGAACACATCCATATCTCGGCCAAAAATCACCGACCTCTCCGAATCGGTCCATGCGCCCTCAGCGCCGTGTTCCTATTTCCCAGCCAGGTCCGGCCTTGCCTGTGCGACGTGTCCGGACGGGGCGGGACCGGCCGCGGTATCCGGCCCCCAGCCCCAGACCGCGCACGCCTGGTCGTGTGCCACCGCCCTCGCCGCACCACAACGACGGCGGACACGACGGTCACCACGGACAACGACACGGCGAGAGACACGACAGCCGCACGTCACAGCCACCCCGGAGCCGGTGCGGGCGCGCCACCGGAACGACCATGACATGAGAACGGCTGCCGTCCGCCGCCGAGCCGTCCGCACTCCGGACCGACCCCGTAGCCCGGATTCACAACGGAGCGCCGGCCGCGTGGCGGGTGGACGCGGCGAAGCTCGACCGTTGCTCGGGCGGCGCCGGCTGACCCGCATCCGCCGGCCGCACCCGCCCGAGGGGCTCGTGGAAATGATCCCCCACGACCACAACGGTAAACAATGAATTCTGCGGAATTTCCCCTCCGGAATAATAGGGCTTATGTGAATTACGGATGGTGTTTGCGATGCGGTCCCGGGGGCAGCAGATCCGCGTACGCAGCCGCGTATGTACGCGTGTGTATAGGTGTCAGTGAGGAGACCGCGATGGTCGAGCCGATTGCCGATCCCGAGGACGAATCCGTGGAGCTGCCGGTGGGGGAACCGGCGGGCCGGTCCGTGGTCGAACCGTTGGGCGCGGTGGCGACCGCGCCGACGAGCGAATCCGCGACCGCCCCGGGCAGGATCGTGGTCGGTGTCGACGGCTCGCAGCCGTCGTTGCAGGCGCTGCGCTGGGCCGCCCGCCAGACCGCCCTCACCGGGTCGGCCCTCGAAGCGGTCCTGGCATATGAACTGCCCGGCGCGGCGGGCTGGGCCGGGCTACCGGAGCTGCCGGAGCTGCCGGAGCTGCCGGAGCTGCCGGACGATCTTGACTTGGAAGGCCCGGCGCGGCGGGCACTGGCGCAAGCGGTCACGACCGCGCTGCCGGGCGAACAGGCCGTGCCCGTCAGTCAGACCGTGGTGATGGGCAACGCCGCCCAGGCCATTCTCGACCGGGCCGTGGGCGCCGAGCTGATCGTGGTCGGCGTGCGCGGCCACGGCACTTTCCGCGCGACGCTGCTCGGCTCGGTCAGTCATACGGTCACACTTCACGCGCCGTGCCCGGTCGTGGTGGTGCGCGGCACGGCGGAACAGTCCGAGGCGGGCGCGCACCGAAGCTCGTAGCGGGATATAGAGAAAAACGCATAGCGAAAAACGGCCGGCGAAAGCTGGACCGGCCCCGGGCGGCTGCGCCGCGGTGGCCGCGGCGCAGCCGTGGAACTGTCGAAACGGACACATCGAAACACATCGGACGGGCCGGCGGATCGGCCGCGGCCGGAAGTTATCCACAGGCCACGAAGGCCATCTCACCGAATGTGCGTGCGGCAGAGCATGATGGGGGCATGAACGAGATCACCGGGCCCGCGAGCGGGTCCATGCCCGATTGGGAGAAGCGGTTCCGCGCGCCGCGCGTCGGCCTGCCGGAGTGGGCGGAAGACGCCCCGGAGCGCAGCCTGTTCGTATCGAACGTCACGGGTACGTATGAGCTGTACGCGTGGGATCGCAGAACCGGCGGCCGACGGCAGGTGACCGACCGGCCGAACGGGACGACGGAAGGCGCCCTCAGCCGGGACGGCGAGTGGGTGTGGTGGTTCTCCGACTCCGACGGGGACGAGTTCGGGGTGTGGATGAAGCAGCCGTTCCGGGGTGGCGAGGACATACCGGCCGCGCCGGAACTCACACCTTCCTACCCGGCCGGGCTGGCGCTCGGCGCCGACGGGGTCGCGGTGATCGGCCGTTCCACGGACGACGAGGGCACCTCCGTGCATGTGGTGCGCCCGGACACGGCGGCACCGTACGAGATCTACCGGCACGCGGAGTCCGCGGGTGTCGGGGACCTCTCGGAGGACGGCACGCTGGTCGTCATCGAGCACACCGAACACGGCGACGCGATGCACAGTGCCCTGCGGGTCGTCCGGGTCGCGGACGGCTCGACGGTCGCCGAACTGGACGACACCGCGGGCGGCACCCGCGAACTGGGTCTGGACTGCCTCGGGTTCGCCCCTGTGCCGGGGGACACCCGGCTGCTCGTCGGCCACCAGAGGACCGACCGCTGGCTGCCGATGATCTGGGACGTGGCAAGCGGCGAGGAGACAGCTCTCGCTATAAATCTACCGGGCGACGTGCACGCCGAGTGGTATCCGGACGGTTCCGCGCTGCTGGTCGTGCACGACTTCCACGCCCGCAGCGAGATCTTCCGGTACGACCTGGCGGCGAGCGTTCTGACGCCGCTGGACACACCGCCGGGTTCGGTCGGCGGAGCGACGGCCCGACCGGACGGCACGGTGGAGTATCTGTGGTCGTCGGCGGAGCATCCGCCGGCGGTACGGTCCACGACCGGCGGCATCGTACTGGAGGCGCCGGGACTGCGGGCACCGGACTCAGCGCCGGTGGAGGACGTATGGGTGGACGGGCCCGCCGGCCCCATCCACGCACTGGTGCAGCGCCCGGTCCAACCCCGCACCGGGGCCGAGGACGGGAAGGAACAAGCGGGAGGTCCATACCCGACCGTCTTCGAACTCCACGGCGGCCCGACCTGGCACGACTCCGACGCGTTCGCCGCCGGACCGGCCGCCTGGCTCGACCACGGCTTCGCAGTGGTCCGGGTCAACTACCGCGGCTCGACCGGTTACGGCCGCGAGTGGACGGACGCGCTCAAGCATCGAGTGGGTCTGATCGAGCTGGAGGACATCGCGGCAGTCCGCGAATGGGCGGTCGCATCCGGCCTCGCCGACCCGGCGAAGCTGGTACTGACCGGCGGCTCCTGGGGCGGTTACCTGACGCTGCTGGGCCTCGGCACCCAGCCGGAGGCGTGGACGGTGGGCGTGGCGGCGGTCCCGGTCGCCGACTATCCGGCCGCATACGCCGACGAGATGGAGGCCCTCAAGGCTTTGGACCGCACCTTCTTCGGCGGTTCCCCGGAGGAGGTGCCGGAGCGCTACCAGGCCTCGTCGCCGCTCACCTACATCGACGAGGTGACCGCGCCCGTCTACATCAGTGCGGGCACGAACGACCCGCGCTGCCCGATACGCCAGATCGACAACTACGTCGAGCGGCTGCGGGAGCTGGACAAGCCGCACGAGGTGTACCGGTACGACGCGGGACACGGTTCTCTGGTGGTGGAGGAGCGGATCAAGCAGGTCCGGCTGGAGCTGGCCTTCGCCCTGCGGCACGTGGGCGGCTGAGCGGACAGAGCGAAAGCCCGGCCAGGCGGGCGGTGCGGTCCGGACGCGGGCGGGCGCGTCCGGACCGGTTCGGCCGAGTCCGGCGGGCGGGAGTCGAGGGCCGGACGTCCGAATCCGAGGGTCCGCAGCCGGACGTCCACAGCGGACGTCCCCAGTCGGCCGCCTCCACCAGGGCCGGGGCCGGGGCCGGGGCCGGGGCCGGAAAACCAGGTGGGGCCGGCGCAGGGTTCCGGCGCGGAGTCCCGGCGGCGAGGTTCACCGACCGGTTCCGCCCCGCGGTCGGGGCCCCGTCCGAGCACTTGTCAGATCCGCCGACCAACCGGTCAGCCGGCCGGAGCCGAGGAGACCGCCTTCGGAACCGCGCCCTCCGATTCCTTACCCACCGCCGCCCCCACCTCGCTCGCCGGTTCAGTGCCCGCCGGCCCGGGTGCTGTCGGCGGGACTCCGGTCTCGCCCTCCCGCTCCGGCACATCCCCGGCCGCCGGGCCCTCGCCGTCCGGAAGCTCTTCCTCCGGGACGAGGCCGAGCGCGGCGTCCGACCGCGCCTCGGCCTCGCGCCGGACGAGCCGGAACCACATGAAGACCACGAAGCCGGCGAAGACGAACCACTGCCCGGTGTAGCCGAGGTTCTGGAACGCCTTCAGGTCCAGGCCGCTGTTGGGGGGCGCGGCGGGTGGCACCGCCTGGAGCGGCGACGCGGGATGCGAGGCGGTGATCCAACCGCCGTACACGGGATATGGGAGGACGTTGACAAGAGAGGCCGCGCTGATCATGCCGAGTTGCCCGGCGGGCAGCAGCCCGGTCCGTACTTCGCCGGTGTCGGTGGTCTCGGGGTACTGCGCGGCCCCGACCACGGTGACCTGCCCGGCCGGGGCGGCCGGCACCGTACCGGAACGCTGAGCGGCGGACGCGTCGCCCGGCAGCCAGCCGCGGACCACCGGCAGTGCC
Coding sequences within it:
- a CDS encoding helix-turn-helix domain-containing protein, with protein sequence MVFSAAQLIRRDGVSATGMREVAAHARAPRGSLQHYFPGGKEQLVNEAVAWAGRYAGNRVARFLAAMSEPPTPSRLFAAMVQQWTDEFQTAGFASGCPVAAATVDCAESTGSTRAAAADAFATWNAPVARALTSMGVPAAQAPSLATLMISTLEGAILISRAEHDIRALTTVAQQLGPLLDGCVATTP
- a CDS encoding DUF952 domain-containing protein; its protein translation is MAELLHLTERPLWEAARAAGTYTWSTRGRTLQQEGFIHCSLRHQLPAVAAFLYGDRDGRRDPAAGVELVVLVIDDTLLGVPVRYEPAAPGAPEYPHIYGPLPVAAVRAVEPWPPVGTR
- a CDS encoding SURF1 family protein, coding for MYRFLFTRGWLAVSVFALLAIPFCVFMGSWQLSRFEVRVDQHKSAQHDQRRTAAEAPVPLNEVLPDTRTALAGDDSGRIVTATGRYDTGHQFLVPGRTLDDHNGFYVLTPLRVAGGGALPVVRGWLPGDASAAQRSGTVPAAPAGQVTVVGAAQYPETTDTGEVRTGLLPAGQLGMISAASLVNVLPYPVYGGWITASHPASPLQAVPPAAPPNSGLDLKAFQNLGYTGQWFVFAGFVVFMWFRLVRREAEARSDAALGLVPEEELPDGEGPAAGDVPEREGETGVPPTAPGPAGTEPASEVGAAVGKESEGAVPKAVSSAPAG
- a CDS encoding universal stress protein; amino-acid sequence: MATAPTSESATAPGRIVVGVDGSQPSLQALRWAARQTALTGSALEAVLAYELPGAAGWAGLPELPELPELPELPDDLDLEGPARRALAQAVTTALPGEQAVPVSQTVVMGNAAQAILDRAVGAELIVVGVRGHGTFRATLLGSVSHTVTLHAPCPVVVVRGTAEQSEAGAHRSS
- a CDS encoding NAD(P)-dependent oxidoreductase, which codes for MRVGFLGLGVMGRPMALNLARAGTPLTVWNRTPARGDRLGAAGAVVAATPLEVFQRSQVVFLMLADGGAVDATLRRGSPDFAGYVAGRTVVHMGTTSPDYSHALEADVRAAGGSYVEAPVSGSRVPAEEGRLVAMLAGEEEAVERVRPLLGPMCRETFVCGAAPDALLMKLSVNIFLITLVTGLTEAFHFADQHGLDKRQFLEVLDAGPMASGVSRMKSPKLMSRDFAVQAAASDVLKNNELIADAARKSDVASPLLDVCHALFAETVGLGYADGDMVSVLHAIEARTAGIRGRG
- a CDS encoding GNAT family N-acetyltransferase gives rise to the protein MTVVIEDAVSSPAVRPHSGQPASTLWSVAPAHPGDRPALADLFTACSPETIRLRFFGRLRAWPRDYLDGALAGPPEQHDSVVAYRSGRTHLLGMASLATPCDAGPDVGELGVLVADPWQRQGVGTAMLELLLTRARARGLERVAASVMPGRPRLLAALAQRLEADGALRARDGLTGIYKLTRRP
- a CDS encoding histone deacetylase, giving the protein MHTSRLRCYLAGGRPPGASRTYPGCRDPRMPLRSVAVDLPGSVYFATESPVWTGGRAFYDPDAPGRVLARAHLVTTAQFADIAAQEMYAPPGHDLDLTQVLTEGRARLGPGRYETLVRPGELDGFPVLTFTAPWLMGDVKWTQPSAGYLRHLAAGLLEAGAWDLASVAAYLADLPGAAGHWTAAEVRLLVAD
- a CDS encoding GNAT family N-acetyltransferase, which gives rise to MGVPIRRAGAGDRDTAVELLHRAFASDAVSRWVFPDPDQLERDHGTLMGAFFDMAIAEGGYVDLAEDGSAVAVWQSVPAGEHGDDDDPAGFRASIDPDNERIEQIARLTGEAHPKDRAHEYLVVIGVDPDLHGKGLGTELIAGVLARCDRDGLHAYLEASSLRSRALYERLGFVFLGRTVDLPDGPHMWPMWREPRS
- a CDS encoding S9 family peptidase → MNEITGPASGSMPDWEKRFRAPRVGLPEWAEDAPERSLFVSNVTGTYELYAWDRRTGGRRQVTDRPNGTTEGALSRDGEWVWWFSDSDGDEFGVWMKQPFRGGEDIPAAPELTPSYPAGLALGADGVAVIGRSTDDEGTSVHVVRPDTAAPYEIYRHAESAGVGDLSEDGTLVVIEHTEHGDAMHSALRVVRVADGSTVAELDDTAGGTRELGLDCLGFAPVPGDTRLLVGHQRTDRWLPMIWDVASGEETALAINLPGDVHAEWYPDGSALLVVHDFHARSEIFRYDLAASVLTPLDTPPGSVGGATARPDGTVEYLWSSAEHPPAVRSTTGGIVLEAPGLRAPDSAPVEDVWVDGPAGPIHALVQRPVQPRTGAEDGKEQAGGPYPTVFELHGGPTWHDSDAFAAGPAAWLDHGFAVVRVNYRGSTGYGREWTDALKHRVGLIELEDIAAVREWAVASGLADPAKLVLTGGSWGGYLTLLGLGTQPEAWTVGVAAVPVADYPAAYADEMEALKALDRTFFGGSPEEVPERYQASSPLTYIDEVTAPVYISAGTNDPRCPIRQIDNYVERLRELDKPHEVYRYDAGHGSLVVEERIKQVRLELAFALRHVGG